A genomic segment from Stenotrophomonas maltophilia encodes:
- a CDS encoding murein hydrolase activator EnvC family protein yields MRDNVFPSRRHHIAAARGGRCLLLGLALALALPLPSGAQTTRETERKLQKLRTELKGVAQERRQIEGQRGQASQQLREADEKVARTGRALAQTETALREQGHALAEAEQRRNSLQANLAQQHRELAGLLRAAYQLGNHAPLKLLLSQDTVADANRALAYHRYLQRERAQRITTLTADLKELEALQAQIAERKQKLQGAQQDQKQQAAALAADRRDRAQTVASLDERFKDQREKEQALGQDAKALETLLANLRAAAARAEAERRAAARRAAAEKAAAERAARQAAAQGRPPPPTKVPPAVASAPAPKVGGLGWPLSGNLLARYGGKLPDGRTSSGVLIGAPAGSTVTAVADGTVVFSDWMTGYGMILIVDHGNGYMSLYAHNDTLLKDAGARVSRGDAVAKVGNSGGQGVTALYFELRRGGQPVNPDSWLQRR; encoded by the coding sequence TTGCGCGACAACGTCTTCCCATCACGCCGACATCACATCGCCGCTGCCCGCGGCGGTCGCTGCCTGCTGCTGGGGCTGGCGTTGGCGCTGGCCCTGCCGCTGCCCAGCGGTGCGCAGACCACCCGCGAGACCGAGCGCAAGCTGCAGAAACTGCGTACCGAACTGAAAGGTGTGGCGCAGGAGCGCCGGCAGATCGAAGGGCAGCGTGGCCAGGCATCGCAGCAGCTGCGCGAGGCCGACGAGAAGGTGGCCCGCACCGGCCGTGCGCTTGCACAGACGGAAACCGCGCTGCGCGAACAGGGCCACGCCCTGGCCGAAGCCGAGCAGCGCCGCAACAGCCTGCAGGCCAACCTCGCCCAGCAGCACCGCGAATTGGCCGGGCTGCTGCGCGCGGCATATCAGCTGGGCAACCACGCGCCGCTGAAGCTGCTGCTGTCGCAGGACACGGTGGCCGATGCCAACCGTGCCTTGGCCTACCATCGCTATCTGCAGCGCGAACGTGCGCAGCGGATCACCACGCTGACCGCCGACCTGAAGGAACTGGAGGCGCTGCAGGCGCAGATCGCCGAGCGCAAGCAGAAGCTGCAGGGAGCGCAGCAGGACCAGAAGCAACAGGCTGCTGCGCTGGCGGCCGATCGCCGTGATCGCGCGCAGACCGTGGCCTCGCTGGACGAACGCTTCAAGGACCAGCGCGAGAAGGAACAGGCACTGGGCCAGGACGCCAAGGCGCTGGAAACGCTGCTGGCCAACCTGCGTGCCGCTGCCGCGCGGGCCGAAGCCGAGCGTCGTGCGGCTGCACGTCGAGCCGCCGCCGAAAAGGCCGCTGCCGAGCGGGCCGCACGCCAGGCCGCCGCGCAGGGCCGTCCGCCGCCGCCCACCAAGGTTCCACCTGCGGTGGCGTCTGCACCTGCACCGAAGGTCGGTGGCCTGGGCTGGCCGTTGTCCGGCAATCTGCTGGCCCGCTACGGCGGCAAGCTGCCCGATGGCCGCACCAGCAGCGGCGTGCTGATCGGCGCGCCGGCCGGAAGCACCGTCACGGCCGTGGCCGACGGCACCGTGGTGTTCTCCGACTGGATGACCGGCTACGGCATGATCCTGATCGTCGACCACGGCAACGGCTACATGAGCCTGTACGCCCACAACGACACCCTGCTGAAGGATGCCGGCGCGCGGGTCAGCCGCGGTGATGCGGTGGCCAAGGTCGGCAATTCCGGCGGCCAGGGCGTTACCGCGCTGTACTTCGAGCTGCGCCGTGGCGGGCAGCCGGTCAACCCGGACAGCTGGCTGCAGCGGCGCTGA
- a CDS encoding S41 family peptidase yields the protein MRAARTATLLLALLPALSWAQQTAPAPSQETSGQAANSEEAVTSKVPLEEIRRFVAVYNAVRAAYVDPVDDKKLMQSAVRGLLLDLDPHSTYFNKEDAQAFDEQANGAYEGIGVELQQQPDNASMKVISPIDDTPAAKAGILAGDLIIAIDGKPISAIDASEPLRGPAGSKVVLTIVREGKPKPFDVSLTRQTIRVTSVKSRMLEPGYGYIRLSTFQADTGSDFQKQVQQLQKQSGGQLKGLVLDLRSNPGGLLTAAVQVADDLLDKGNIVSTRGRISISDARFDATPGDLLKGAPVVVLADAGSASASEVLAGALRDNKRARVVGSRTFGKGSVQTVLPLDNGDSVKLTTARYYTPSGKSIQATGIVPDVELKPAATPAEDALPASLSDYSEATLPGHLRGDDEGTEGYHAGAVLPGDGPINDALAELKNPGSVAARLKAEAAKADAAKTAKAAAAKPEAKAEPKPEAKPEAKPEAKPEAKPEAKPEAKPEAKPEAKPEAKPAPAPAKP from the coding sequence ATGCGCGCAGCCCGTACCGCCACCCTCTTGCTGGCCCTGTTGCCAGCGCTGTCCTGGGCGCAGCAGACCGCGCCCGCCCCGAGCCAGGAAACCAGTGGGCAGGCAGCGAACAGCGAGGAGGCGGTGACCTCGAAGGTGCCGCTGGAGGAAATCCGCCGTTTCGTGGCCGTGTACAACGCGGTGCGCGCGGCCTATGTCGACCCGGTCGATGACAAGAAGCTGATGCAGTCGGCCGTGCGCGGCCTGCTGCTCGACCTCGACCCGCACAGCACCTACTTCAACAAGGAAGACGCGCAGGCCTTCGACGAGCAGGCCAACGGTGCCTACGAGGGCATCGGCGTGGAGCTGCAGCAGCAGCCGGACAACGCCAGCATGAAGGTGATCTCGCCGATCGACGACACGCCTGCGGCCAAGGCCGGCATCCTCGCCGGTGACCTGATCATCGCCATCGACGGCAAGCCGATCAGCGCGATCGACGCCAGCGAGCCGCTGCGCGGCCCGGCCGGCAGCAAGGTGGTGCTGACCATCGTGCGCGAAGGCAAGCCGAAGCCATTCGACGTGAGCCTGACCCGCCAGACCATCCGCGTGACCAGCGTGAAGAGCCGCATGCTGGAACCGGGCTACGGCTACATCCGCCTGAGCACCTTCCAGGCCGATACCGGTTCGGACTTCCAGAAGCAGGTGCAGCAGTTGCAGAAGCAGTCCGGTGGCCAGCTCAAGGGCCTGGTGCTGGACCTGCGCAGCAACCCGGGCGGCCTGCTGACTGCCGCCGTGCAGGTGGCCGATGATCTGCTCGACAAGGGCAACATCGTCAGCACCCGTGGCCGCATCAGCATCAGCGATGCACGTTTTGACGCGACCCCGGGCGACCTGCTGAAGGGTGCACCGGTGGTCGTGCTGGCCGATGCCGGTTCTGCCAGTGCATCGGAAGTGCTGGCCGGCGCGCTGCGCGACAACAAGCGCGCGCGCGTGGTCGGCAGCCGCACCTTCGGCAAGGGCTCGGTGCAGACCGTGCTGCCGCTGGACAACGGTGATTCGGTGAAGCTGACCACCGCGCGCTATTACACGCCCAGTGGCAAGTCGATCCAGGCCACCGGCATCGTGCCGGACGTTGAACTGAAGCCGGCCGCCACGCCGGCTGAAGATGCACTTCCGGCCAGCCTGAGCGACTACAGCGAAGCGACCCTGCCGGGCCATCTGCGCGGCGATGACGAAGGCACCGAGGGCTACCACGCCGGTGCGGTGCTGCCGGGTGATGGTCCGATCAACGACGCGCTGGCCGAGTTGAAGAACCCGGGTTCGGTGGCGGCGCGGTTGAAGGCCGAGGCTGCCAAGGCGGATGCGGCAAAGACCGCGAAGGCCGCTGCGGCGAAGCCGGAAGCCAAGGCCGAACCGAAGCCGGAAGCAAAGCCGGAAGCAAAGCCGGAAGCAAAGCCGGAAGCGAAGCCGGAAGCGAAGCCGGAAGCGAAGCCGGAAGCGAAGCCGGAAGCAAAGCCGGAAGCAAAGCCCGCTCCGGCGCCAGCCAAACCCTGA
- a CDS encoding rhomboid family intramembrane serine protease, whose amino-acid sequence MFVSLPSRKKAALRWATPVLFASLWLAFLWSISRPDDARGSLWLDWGALSTGLTRPLDWWATLQDGSVLRLFTALFLHADWSHLLGNLVFLLIFGLPAERVLGPWRLLLLFLVGGAVSNLVAIYTMGSPDQIIIGASGAVSALIGAYLALFPGARLGVVIPLGLFLEFVRAPAYLLIGVWAALQVVFAHIGPSFGMVAWWAHIGGFLFGLLYGVYVRAAIARRLRKRHGF is encoded by the coding sequence ATGTTCGTCTCCCTCCCGTCGCGCAAGAAGGCGGCCCTGCGCTGGGCCACGCCCGTGCTGTTCGCGTCATTGTGGCTGGCGTTCCTGTGGTCGATCTCGCGCCCGGACGATGCCCGCGGCAGCCTCTGGCTGGACTGGGGCGCCCTGTCCACCGGCCTGACCCGTCCGCTGGATTGGTGGGCGACCCTGCAGGACGGCAGCGTGCTGCGCCTGTTCACCGCGCTGTTCCTGCACGCCGACTGGTCGCACCTGCTGGGCAACCTGGTGTTCCTGCTGATCTTCGGCCTGCCCGCCGAGCGGGTGCTCGGGCCGTGGCGGCTGCTGCTGCTGTTCCTGGTGGGCGGCGCGGTGTCCAACCTGGTGGCGATCTACACCATGGGCAGCCCGGACCAGATCATCATCGGCGCCAGTGGCGCGGTGTCGGCGCTGATCGGCGCCTATCTGGCCCTGTTCCCGGGCGCGCGGCTGGGCGTGGTGATCCCGCTCGGCCTGTTCCTGGAGTTCGTGCGTGCCCCGGCCTACCTGCTCATCGGCGTCTGGGCGGCGCTGCAGGTCGTCTTCGCCCATATCGGCCCCAGCTTCGGCATGGTGGCCTGGTGGGCGCACATCGGCGGCTTCCTGTTCGGCCTGCTGTACGGCGTGTACGTGCGGGCGGCCATCGCCCGCCGCCTGCGCAAGCGCCACGGCTTCTGA
- a CDS encoding outer membrane protein transport protein, which translates to MQTASTIARLTLLAVGVAGALAAADANAAAFQLKENSAKGLGRAFAGSTSAEGDASVVATNPASMRLLEGTQIQGDVSAISFGAKFRGQGKYANGAPISGGNGGDAGMIAPVPAAYFHLPFGENDNMHFGASLTVPFGFKTEYDRDWVGRYNGVKTELQAIDLGVAFSYDVNPYLSFGASVFAERLNVDLTSAVDTGTAINASAQQKAAAAVLAAGGTAAQAAAASRQAAVAMAQQGFAPGTADGYLRIKGDEVSMGYTLGMTVSPVEGTNIAFSYRSQVKHKINDGKADFTIPGNAATFLAAAAPGTFIDSKGRASITLPASATVSFTHRVNDQWKIMADVSRTAWSKFDQVVVDYDSNQPDSVLPFHYRDTTFASIGTEYRMNEKLTLRGGLAYDQTPTTDLHRDVRVPDTTRKWLSLGLTYAASDKMEYSVGYTHLFTKDPNITSTSATGNTVTGKYKVSGDVLAASMQYKF; encoded by the coding sequence ATGCAAACCGCTTCCACCATTGCCCGTCTGACCCTGCTGGCCGTCGGCGTTGCCGGTGCGCTGGCCGCCGCCGATGCCAACGCCGCCGCCTTCCAGCTGAAGGAAAACAGCGCCAAGGGCCTCGGCCGTGCGTTCGCCGGCTCCACCTCCGCTGAAGGCGATGCCTCGGTGGTCGCCACCAACCCGGCGTCGATGCGCCTGCTCGAAGGCACCCAGATCCAGGGCGACGTCAGCGCCATCAGCTTCGGCGCCAAGTTCCGTGGCCAGGGCAAGTACGCCAACGGCGCTCCGATTTCCGGCGGCAACGGCGGCGACGCCGGCATGATCGCCCCGGTCCCGGCAGCCTACTTCCACCTGCCGTTCGGCGAGAACGACAACATGCACTTCGGTGCATCGCTGACCGTGCCGTTCGGCTTCAAGACCGAATACGACCGTGACTGGGTCGGCCGCTACAACGGCGTCAAGACCGAGCTGCAGGCGATCGACCTGGGCGTCGCGTTCTCCTACGACGTCAACCCGTACCTGTCGTTCGGTGCGTCGGTGTTCGCCGAGCGCCTGAACGTCGACCTGACCAGCGCTGTCGACACCGGCACCGCGATCAACGCCAGCGCCCAGCAGAAGGCTGCCGCTGCCGTGCTGGCCGCCGGTGGCACCGCCGCCCAGGCCGCCGCTGCTTCGCGTCAGGCCGCCGTGGCCATGGCCCAGCAGGGCTTCGCTCCGGGCACCGCCGATGGCTACCTGCGCATCAAGGGTGACGAAGTGTCGATGGGCTACACCCTGGGCATGACCGTCAGCCCGGTGGAAGGCACCAACATCGCCTTCAGCTACCGCTCGCAGGTCAAGCACAAGATCAACGACGGCAAGGCCGACTTCACCATTCCGGGCAACGCTGCGACCTTCCTGGCCGCTGCTGCTCCGGGCACCTTCATCGACAGCAAGGGTCGTGCCTCGATCACCCTGCCGGCCAGCGCCACCGTCAGCTTCACCCACCGCGTGAACGACCAGTGGAAGATCATGGCCGACGTCTCGCGCACCGCGTGGAGCAAGTTCGACCAGGTCGTCGTCGACTATGACTCCAACCAGCCGGACAGCGTGCTGCCGTTCCACTACCGCGACACCACCTTCGCGTCGATCGGTACCGAGTACCGCATGAACGAGAAGCTGACCCTGCGCGGCGGTCTCGCCTATGACCAGACCCCGACCACCGACCTGCACCGCGACGTGCGCGTGCCGGACACCACCCGCAAGTGGCTGTCGCTGGGTCTGACCTACGCGGCTTCGGACAAGATGGAATACAGCGTGGGCTACACCCACCTGTTCACCAAGGATCCGAACATCACCTCGACCTCGGCCACCGGCAACACCGTGACCGGCAAGTACAAGGTCAGCGGCGACGTGCTGGCGGCTTCGATGCAGTACAAGTTCTGA